The genomic DNA CTTTTATATTAAAACATGGTGCAAGAGATTCAAAAATGACACAAGAAATTTCATTTTGATGTTTAATTGAGACTCTTGTTTTTGCCAATGAGCTAGTAGTGGAGTGGTGAGGAAGAGACCTGATGTTCCAAGTGACGCACCTTCAATTCCTTCCCCCATCGtttagtttctgcggcacctggtgatgatgggagactaggcaaGTAGGTGgtgatcgctagttcgatccatGAACTGAACGGTTTTACCTTACCGCACTGTcctgccttcgggcgagtgttcacgggcttcgccCTTGGTGAGGGTTCCCCCGGTTCGGAAGATGAGTGTATCCTGATGTGTTGAATTTCGCCAATAACTCATTTGTAGGTTTCGTTGgccattaaaaaaaattaagactTTTTTTAGTGAGAGATGGCACTTTGGTGGATGTTattgaaaatcaaaaataaaaaagtcaAACGCATATCTTTGTAATTTCAAAAAGTCTAGTCTATTTTGCTAATTTCCTTGATCAAATCGATATTTTCATGATTTTCCAAAAAACACCTTTCAACTGcaacattgtttttttttatgaaaagtaAACTTCATTCACAAACGAAACGCAGCCTTAAACCGAGGCAGCCCCTCAAAACAACAAGTTACATATTTACAAATCTACACCAGTCCGACCAAAGGACAGGCCCTTTTTTGGATCTCGAATTATACCACAAAAAACCAATATTTTTAACCTCCCTAATAATAAACTCTAAACTCACCGGTTTGTTATTAAATCTCGCTTCATTCCTTATTTTCCATAAGCTCCAGCAACCGATGTGAATAAGGCCTTTAACCACTTCAATTTTCTGACCACTCAACCCCACATGGTTGTGAACTTCGATTAAGTCTCTGAACGAGAAAATCATGAAGTTTTGACACTTGCACCAGCTGCTAATAAAGGACCACAACATAGAAGCAACCGAACACCCAGTAAATATGTGTTCGATACTTTCGTTTACCTCCCCGCAAAGACAGCAACCCGAATCTCCAACATCGATATTCCTTTTCCTTAGTTCATCCGTTGTCGCTATTCTTCCCATCTCAGCTTTCCAAATAAAAATAGAGCATTTTTTCGGAATCCATTTACAATCTTCAATCACATAATTCTCCAAGCCTAACCTGTCTGAATCGAGGAGCTTCTTTACAGCCTTGACGCTAAATTCCTTATCCGCGGCACCGATCCATTCCCATTTATCTATATTCTGACTCAAAGTTACCTGAACCATTAGCGAACAAAGATTCACCAGCTCATTGACTTCCGTTTCAGACGATAACGGTCTTCTCCATCTCCAAATGAACCGCTGATTTAGGCCAAAGCACACACTGACCTTACAAGATTTATCCATCTCGAGCTGAAATAAAGCTGGGAATGCCTCTTTTAAAGGTCTGTTGCAGACCCACGGATCCAACCAGAATGCCGTCGAACTGCCGTTCCCCACCGAGGCTTTGAAAAAGCTTCTTAATGGGGTCCCGTTAATGTTAGTTTTACATAAAACCGGAGCAATATTATACCACACTCCTGATAGGGATTTTTTAGCAGGAAGAAACACACCACCGTTTCTCACCGAatgtaaagcttcaatggtcttaTTCCATAATTTGTCTTTATCAACCAAGAATCTCCATCCCCATTTGGATAATAACGCCGTATTGATGTTTTTAAGCTTACTAAGACCGAGCCCACCATTTTTTTTCGGAAGAGTCACCCGTTACCAAGCAACCCAATGAAGCTTTTTTACCGACTCTTCACCACCCCACAGAAAGTTCCTTATTTTAGCTTCTAAATCCTTAACAACTTGAACCGGGACTTTGTAAATGGAAAAATACTAATTGGGAATGCTTTCCAATACCGCTTTAATCAAAGTAATCCGACCTCCAACGGAAAGCAACTTTGCCTTCCATTTGGCCAACCGAGCGTCGAACACATCATAAACCGGTTTCCAATTGCAGACCCGATTCATGTTCGCCCCAACCATAAGACCGAGATATTTGAACGGAAAACTTCCCGCCAAACAACCCACGCAATTAGCCATAGAATCCAATTCAGCCGAAGGCACCCCCACCGCAAAAATATTAGACTTTTCTAGATTAATTCTTAAACCGGAACAAATATTGAAAACCCGAAGAATACGGACCACATTCCTAATATTCAACTCCGACCACTCCCCAAGGATGATCGCATCGTCCGCATAGAACAAATGAGAAACACAAGGACCATTTGGAATTTGAATGCCCGTGACCACCTCTTCACTTCTTGCTTTTTCAATCATACACGAAAGCACCTCCATAACCATGATAAAAAGAAACGGTGAGATAGGGTCTCCTTGACGTAACCCTTTGGAGCATTGGAACTCGAAAGTCGGAGATCCGTTAACTAAAACCGAGGACCTAGCCGATTCCAAGATACCTTTAATCCACAAACACCACCTATCCGGGAAACCCATCTGCTTCATAGTATCTAACAAAAACTTCCAATTAACATTATCATATGCTTTCTCAAAATCTATCTTAAGAAAAAACacctttttcttgtatttttttCCCCAATTAGTGATCTCGTTTATTAAAAGAGGCCCATCGAGAATAAAGTTTCCTTTATGAAAGCCGACTGAGAGTCCGAAATTACCGAGCCAATGACTTTCTTGAGGCGATTAGCTAGAACCTTCGAGATCACCTTGCTAATGATACCAATCAAATTAATTGGCCTATAATTTATTAGGTCCACCGGATCCTTAATCTTTGGCACAAGCGTTATGAAAGAAGATCCACAACCGATACTAATACTCCCTTTAACGAAGAATTCATCCAGCACTTTCTTAAAATCACATTCGAACAACCCCCAAAACTTCTTAATGAATCTAATATTAAGCCCGTCTGGGCCAGGAGCCTTATCCTCGCCACAATCAAAGACCGCGTCTTTGATCTCACTAGCCGTGAACGGATCCACGAGAAACTCCCTGTCTTCAATCGCCAACCTATTGAGATTACTACACGATAACACCGGCCTAACTTTAACCTCTTCCTTAAATCTCTCTCTAAAGAACTTCATGACTTCTTTCTTAACCTTCGTCGGATCATCAATCCATCTCCCCCCAATAATAAGGCCCGGAATCATATTAGACACCTTCCTCATGTTAATGTGAGCGTGAAAGAATTTCGAATTTTCATCTCCATCTAGAGCCCATCTCGATCTTTGTTTTAAATCCGAACAAATTTTTTCTTCATGTTCCAACATAATTTTTTTGTTTTCCATATACGCCCATTCCTCATCTTCACTTAAGAGCCGATCTTCCATTAATTCTTCTAACTCCTCAATTTCTTCTTTTGTTCTATTAATTAAATCCCCTTTCTGTTTCAAATTTTTGGCCTTCCACTCCTTAATAGCATTTCTAATATTCAAAAATTTCTTCATGAGACCAAAATCAGCAGCCCCATTACTAACAACCTGCAAATTTGCCGACTTTTCCACCGTTTCCTTAAAACCCTCTTCCTCAAACCAAGAATTAAAGATCCTGAATGGTTTCGCACCAAAGTTCTTCTTTCTGACTCTGAGAACCAGAGGATAGTGATCTGAGAAACCCGAATGCAAACCCCTTAGGCACGCATCAGGCCATTTGAAAAGGAACTCCGGGCAAACTAAGAACCGGTCGATCTTACTCAATTTTCTGCCGTTATTTCTAACACAGGTGTACTTCCTTCCTTTCATCTCATATTCCATCAAGCCCGACGAATTAATGAATTCATTGAAGTTCTCCGCACAGGCGTTCTTGAATCCGGAATTTTTACGTTCCTCAGGAGTTCTAACAGCGTTGAAATCCCCACCGACAACCCACATACCTTGGAACACTTCCATAATAGCTTTTAAATTGTTCCATACAACAAGTTTGTCCGCGGTCTTTTGCGGCGCATAAACATTAACAACATTGATTTCTTCTAACGAACCTTTTATTTTTCCGTTTACCAACAAAaaattcatttccttaacaaaatTCACTGCCTCGAAGACATCTCTGTCCCACATACTCAAAAGACCTCCTGAAAGACCAGTCGACTCCACAACTTCCACCCCGAAATTTTGATTACCCCAAAAATTGTTCAGACAAAACCCTGACATAGCTTCCTGTTTGGTTTCTTGAATGAGCAAAAAATCAATCTTATTGGTCACCCTAAGATCTTTAATCCATCTTTCTTTAACCGAACCCCCAATCCCTCTTGCATTCAAAGAAAGGAAGTTCATTGTCTAACCTCATTAATTCCTCCTTTAGCCAATGATTCTTCCACCAGGATCCTGTGGTCAGTAAGGTCCGCCCCAATAATCTTACCAATTCGAATCGTTTCTTCCATCTCCTCTTGAGATACCCCTTC from Helianthus annuus cultivar XRQ/B chromosome 7, HanXRQr2.0-SUNRISE, whole genome shotgun sequence includes the following:
- the LOC110931132 gene encoding uncharacterized protein LOC110931132; its protein translation is MKQMGFPDRWCLWIKGILESARSSVLVNGSPTFEFQCSKGLRQGDPISPFLFIMVMEVLSCMIEKARSEEVVTGIQIPNGPCVSHLFYADDAIILGEWSELNIRNVVRILRVFNICSGLRINLEKSNIFAVGVPSAELDSMANCVGCLAGSFPFKYLGLMVGANMNRVCNWKPVYDVFDARLAKWKAKLLSVGGRITLIKATIEALHSVRNGGVFLPAKKSLSGVWYNIAPVLCKTNINGTPLRSFFKASVGNGSSTAFWLDPWVCNRPLKEAFPALFQLEMDKSCKVSVCFGLNQRFIWRWRRPLSSETEVNELVNLCSLMVQVTLSQNIDKWEWIGAADKEFSVKAVKKLLDSDRLGLENYVIEDCKWIPKKCSIFIWKAEMGRIATTDELRKRNIDVGDSGCCLCGEVNESIEHIFTGCSVASMLWSFISSWCKCQNFMIFSFRDLIEVHNHVGLSGQKIEVVKGLIHIGCWSLWKIRNEARFNNKPGGLLSWAI